The Akkermansia sp. N21116 genome includes a region encoding these proteins:
- a CDS encoding c-type cytochrome produces the protein MKLSSLLLAGILISQAFGAGSATPVALQPYKGGIAIANRDSKNLVFLDPSTNTIRQGITLSAPPNGFCLDGDTAYISMGGPAGKVAIIDLKEGKILGDIAVGHTPMSPVKHEKTLYVPNRFSSTISVIDLDKKEVVKTLTVPREPVALAISPDGKTLWAANHLPAGPADGDFTAAELTRFEGNKVTHFPLDNGSQGVRGMAMSPDGKYLAITHILSRYQVPTTQLDRGWMNTNAVTIFDTSRPEHHHAILLDDTNQGAANPWGVQFTPDGKKLITTHAGTHEASIIDFPGLVSKIAGLKEGEKTSESLGFLNGIRTRHRLPLNGPRSVATDGTNLYSAGYFSDNVVTLPLKEYAEPREVKLPDAGDTSRERLGEQYFNDATLCFQEWQSCASCHPDARVDGLDWDLLNDGMGNPKNTRSMFISHRTSPVMSLGVRASAEVAVNSGFIHIQFINPDKDHVECVNEYLLNMKEQPSPLLLADKPSKAQTKKENCAQCHAPGVERGSLSDSARRGKDVFKSAGCIQCHPHPYFTTKQLVATGTTKGLDEGKKVLVPSLVEVWRTAPYMHDGRTTSIKEVITKYNKGDIRGTTSNLTEQQINDLVDYVRSL, from the coding sequence ATGAAACTGTCTTCACTTCTTCTCGCCGGCATTCTGATCAGTCAAGCTTTCGGAGCCGGTTCCGCCACCCCTGTCGCCCTGCAACCCTACAAGGGCGGTATTGCCATCGCCAACAGGGATTCTAAAAATCTGGTCTTCCTTGATCCCTCCACCAACACCATCCGGCAAGGGATTACCCTCTCCGCTCCCCCCAACGGATTCTGCCTGGATGGAGACACGGCCTATATCTCCATGGGAGGACCGGCCGGCAAAGTTGCCATCATTGATTTGAAAGAAGGTAAAATTCTGGGGGACATAGCCGTCGGTCACACCCCCATGTCCCCGGTCAAGCACGAAAAAACCTTGTATGTTCCCAACCGCTTCAGCAGTACGATTTCCGTTATCGACCTCGACAAAAAAGAAGTCGTCAAAACCCTGACCGTCCCCCGCGAACCAGTAGCTCTTGCCATCTCACCGGACGGGAAAACCCTCTGGGCCGCCAACCACCTTCCCGCAGGCCCGGCAGACGGAGATTTCACCGCAGCGGAGCTCACCCGGTTTGAAGGTAATAAAGTTACCCATTTCCCCCTCGATAACGGTTCTCAGGGCGTCCGCGGCATGGCAATGAGCCCCGATGGAAAATACCTGGCCATCACCCATATTCTCAGCCGTTACCAAGTACCCACCACCCAGCTGGACCGCGGATGGATGAATACCAATGCCGTCACCATTTTCGATACCTCCCGGCCGGAACACCACCACGCCATCCTGCTGGACGACACCAACCAGGGAGCCGCCAATCCATGGGGAGTTCAATTCACCCCGGATGGGAAAAAACTCATCACCACACACGCCGGTACCCATGAAGCCAGTATCATCGACTTCCCCGGCCTGGTTTCAAAAATCGCCGGTTTGAAAGAAGGAGAAAAAACATCGGAAAGCCTCGGCTTCCTCAACGGCATCCGTACCCGCCACCGCCTCCCCCTCAACGGCCCCAGATCCGTGGCAACGGACGGTACCAATCTCTACTCCGCCGGTTACTTCTCCGACAATGTCGTCACTCTGCCTTTGAAGGAATACGCCGAACCCCGCGAAGTCAAACTCCCCGATGCCGGAGACACATCCCGGGAACGCCTCGGCGAACAATACTTCAACGATGCCACTCTTTGCTTTCAGGAATGGCAGAGCTGTGCATCATGCCACCCGGACGCCCGTGTAGACGGCCTCGACTGGGACTTGCTCAACGATGGCATGGGCAACCCGAAGAATACGCGTAGTATGTTCATTTCCCACAGGACAAGCCCCGTCATGTCCCTGGGGGTCCGGGCATCCGCCGAAGTAGCCGTCAATTCCGGATTCATCCACATCCAGTTCATCAACCCGGACAAAGACCATGTGGAATGTGTCAACGAATACCTCCTCAACATGAAGGAACAACCCAGTCCTCTTCTGCTGGCAGACAAGCCCTCCAAAGCACAGACTAAAAAGGAGAACTGCGCCCAATGCCATGCGCCGGGCGTTGAAAGAGGCTCTCTGTCCGATTCCGCCAGGCGCGGCAAAGACGTCTTCAAATCCGCCGGATGTATCCAGTGCCACCCCCACCCGTATTTCACCACCAAGCAACTTGTTGCAACAGGTACCACCAAAGGATTGGACGAAGGTAAAAAAGTACTCGTCCCCTCCCTGGTCGAAGTCTGGCGCACCGCCCCCTACATGCACGACGGTCGCACCACATCCATCAAGGAAGTCATTACCAAGTACAACAAGGGAGACATACGCGGCACGACAAGCAACCTGACGGAACAACAAATTAACGATCTCGTCGATTATGTTCGTTCTCTCTGA
- a CDS encoding SUMF1/EgtB/PvdO family nonheme iron enzyme, with the protein MNLSNHFPPFSIWCCSILAITGIAHAGNLQPWIADLSSIQPPKEAQDNKSPWVQELWKKTAQFINASQNPSVSDDCGNAMVMLEPVWKCWPDGQAAGKKLAQILQLPEQEIGVVASWDDLMKHEEAISQAIQLRRLQKLASNYDTVAIERAINQLSERFPDTYKNGPQFLAELKALQEKLGNIDEWVKKARFADSKTLQQLVDLRRKALIEANPDSQFIKNWLTVRRYNPHGGRSNRNDDRPANWQGDTSMPHSGKTYMSEIVGFQGTGSPSPAATLRKDDRWMGHLELDFTGSKLMFTGNRFDKQDNKRPWDVYELDLKSREATSLTSHMPDDTDSYNSCYLPDGRVLFVNTSGMQGVPCVSGSDYVGNLHLLDRKNNSTRRLTFDQDNNWYPSVLADGRVMFLRWEYTESAHYFSRVLMHMNPDGSDQKEYYGSNSYWPNSLFNARPLPDNPGMFVGIVSGHHGVKKLGEMVVFDVNQGRTEVEGAIQKIPGFGKKVKDVIKDQLVNDIKTPYFAEPYPLSRTSYLAVAANGHGDPVTNVVWCDIYDNIIPLTATDYFIYADPTPLKPRRKPPIIHDRVDPTKTTANVYITDVHRGRAMEGVPKGEGKTIRVFTSEYSPRNTGSHYAMGMESNWDVKVLYGTAPVNPDGSALFTVPANQPVTLQVLDGQGRALALMRSWFSAMPGETLSCIGCHETQNEAPPRGMVMASRQAPAALTPWYGPTRTFTFLNEIQPILDRNCISCHNKESHDKLSIPDFATLDPVKGAPAPGNVSYWSLHPYVRRNGPEGNYLGLKATEFFADTSELYQILKKGHHGVNLTKSDWDHLITWMDMNTPYRGDWPGKRNEQLLQRRYDLHKLYSGAVRDYVTMVDSMYKREVNPPAIIPDMPQATPAAEAAPAQAIAEPESTSISLGDSVSIKLRRIPAGSFTMGCDTETPSEKPAGPVTISKPFWMAETEITLEQYRQFDPSYENGWYDMHYKDQVRPGYNMDTNQKFPVIRVSWEKAMEFCKWLSQKTGKKVTLPTEAQWEYAARGGTQTPFYFGSKDADFSSYANLGDISLKQLAVQGVDPKPIRNPNRFWDFVPRDEKYNDGNLHLAPVASYKPNAFKLYDMIGNVAEWTRSEYRPYPWNEADGRNDTKDIHAPRAVRGGSWYERPRRATSSWRWGYPGWRPVYNVGFRIIIED; encoded by the coding sequence ATGAATCTTTCCAATCATTTTCCCCCATTCAGCATTTGGTGTTGTTCCATACTTGCGATCACAGGCATTGCTCATGCCGGAAACCTCCAACCGTGGATCGCGGATCTCTCGTCCATCCAGCCCCCCAAGGAAGCCCAAGACAATAAATCCCCGTGGGTACAGGAACTCTGGAAAAAAACGGCCCAATTCATCAACGCCTCGCAAAATCCGTCAGTTTCCGACGATTGTGGCAATGCCATGGTCATGCTGGAACCCGTCTGGAAATGCTGGCCCGATGGACAAGCCGCCGGCAAGAAACTTGCACAAATCCTTCAATTGCCCGAACAGGAAATCGGTGTCGTCGCCTCTTGGGACGACCTGATGAAGCACGAGGAAGCCATTTCGCAGGCAATCCAACTCCGCCGGCTGCAAAAACTCGCGTCCAATTATGATACGGTCGCAATCGAACGCGCTATCAACCAGCTTTCGGAACGTTTCCCGGACACATACAAGAACGGTCCACAATTTCTGGCAGAGTTGAAAGCCCTTCAGGAAAAGCTTGGCAACATCGACGAATGGGTCAAAAAAGCCCGTTTTGCCGATTCCAAAACCCTGCAACAGCTGGTTGACTTACGCCGTAAGGCCTTGATCGAAGCCAATCCCGACAGCCAATTCATCAAAAACTGGCTTACCGTCCGCCGCTACAATCCGCACGGAGGCCGCAGCAACAGGAATGATGACCGGCCCGCCAACTGGCAGGGAGATACCAGCATGCCTCATTCGGGCAAAACCTACATGAGCGAAATCGTCGGTTTCCAAGGAACCGGCTCACCCAGTCCTGCGGCAACCTTGCGTAAGGACGATCGCTGGATGGGGCATCTTGAACTGGATTTCACAGGTTCCAAACTCATGTTCACGGGAAACCGTTTCGACAAGCAGGACAACAAACGCCCCTGGGATGTCTACGAACTGGATTTGAAGTCCAGGGAAGCGACATCCCTGACCTCTCATATGCCGGATGATACGGACAGTTACAACTCCTGTTACCTGCCGGACGGACGTGTCCTTTTCGTCAACACTTCCGGCATGCAGGGTGTTCCCTGTGTCTCCGGCAGCGACTATGTCGGCAACCTTCACCTTCTGGACAGAAAAAACAACTCGACGCGACGCCTCACCTTCGACCAGGACAACAACTGGTATCCCAGCGTACTGGCAGACGGACGAGTCATGTTCCTCCGATGGGAATATACGGAAAGCGCTCACTACTTCAGCCGGGTCCTGATGCACATGAATCCGGACGGCAGCGACCAGAAGGAATACTACGGTTCCAACTCCTATTGGCCCAACAGCTTGTTCAATGCCCGCCCCCTCCCGGACAATCCCGGCATGTTCGTCGGTATCGTCAGCGGACACCACGGCGTGAAAAAACTGGGTGAAATGGTCGTCTTCGACGTCAATCAGGGACGCACGGAAGTCGAAGGGGCTATCCAGAAGATCCCCGGCTTCGGGAAAAAAGTGAAAGACGTCATCAAAGACCAGCTCGTCAACGATATCAAGACCCCTTACTTCGCCGAACCCTACCCCTTGAGCCGTACCTCCTACCTCGCAGTCGCCGCCAATGGGCACGGAGATCCCGTCACGAATGTCGTCTGGTGTGATATTTATGACAACATCATCCCCTTGACCGCTACGGACTACTTCATCTATGCCGATCCGACGCCTCTGAAGCCCCGTAGAAAACCTCCCATCATCCATGACCGTGTAGATCCCACTAAAACAACCGCCAACGTGTATATCACGGACGTTCATCGCGGGAGGGCCATGGAGGGAGTTCCCAAAGGAGAAGGTAAAACCATCCGCGTCTTCACATCGGAATACAGCCCGCGCAATACCGGCAGCCACTATGCCATGGGCATGGAAAGCAACTGGGACGTCAAAGTTCTGTACGGTACGGCCCCGGTCAACCCGGACGGTTCCGCCCTATTCACCGTTCCGGCCAACCAGCCGGTCACATTGCAGGTGCTGGACGGACAAGGGCGGGCCTTGGCATTGATGCGCAGCTGGTTCTCGGCCATGCCCGGAGAAACCCTCAGTTGCATCGGATGCCATGAAACGCAGAACGAAGCTCCGCCGCGCGGTATGGTTATGGCATCCCGACAAGCACCTGCAGCGCTCACGCCATGGTATGGGCCGACGCGCACGTTTACCTTCCTTAACGAAATACAGCCTATCCTGGATCGCAACTGCATTTCCTGCCACAACAAGGAATCCCACGATAAGCTCAGCATCCCCGACTTTGCTACGCTGGATCCCGTCAAGGGAGCTCCGGCCCCGGGCAATGTTTCCTACTGGTCACTGCACCCATACGTGCGACGCAACGGACCGGAAGGCAATTACCTCGGCCTGAAAGCCACGGAATTCTTCGCCGACACGTCGGAACTCTACCAGATACTCAAGAAAGGTCATCACGGCGTCAACCTCACCAAGTCTGACTGGGATCATCTGATCACCTGGATGGACATGAATACCCCTTACCGTGGCGATTGGCCCGGCAAGCGCAACGAACAATTACTGCAGCGCCGGTACGATCTTCACAAGCTCTACTCCGGGGCCGTCCGAGACTATGTTACCATGGTAGACAGCATGTATAAGCGTGAAGTCAATCCTCCTGCGATCATCCCGGACATGCCCCAGGCTACACCTGCCGCCGAAGCAGCACCGGCACAAGCCATCGCCGAACCGGAATCCACTTCAATCAGCCTCGGGGACTCCGTCTCCATTAAACTGCGCCGCATCCCGGCCGGTAGCTTCACCATGGGATGCGATACCGAAACTCCGTCGGAAAAACCCGCTGGTCCGGTCACCATCTCCAAGCCATTCTGGATGGCGGAAACGGAAATCACCCTGGAGCAATACCGCCAATTCGACCCGTCTTATGAAAACGGATGGTACGATATGCACTACAAGGACCAGGTGCGCCCAGGATACAACATGGACACCAACCAGAAGTTCCCCGTCATCCGCGTCTCATGGGAAAAAGCCATGGAGTTCTGCAAATGGCTCTCCCAGAAAACCGGGAAAAAAGTAACCCTGCCGACGGAAGCCCAGTGGGAATACGCCGCCCGCGGAGGAACCCAAACGCCATTCTATTTCGGTTCCAAAGATGCGGACTTCTCCTCCTACGCCAACCTGGGCGACATCTCGCTTAAACAACTCGCCGTCCAGGGCGTAGACCCGAAACCCATTCGCAATCCAAACCGATTCTGGGACTTTGTACCTCGAGATGAAAAATACAACGACGGCAACCTCCACCTGGCTCCCGTCGCCTCGTACAAGCCGAATGCCTTCAAACTTTACGACATGATCGGTAACGTCGCCGAATGGACACGCTCCGAATACCGCCCGTACCCGTGGAACGAAGCAGATGGCCGCAACGATACCAAGGATATCCACGCCCCCCGGGCCGTCCGCGGCGGCTCCTGGTACGAACGCCCGCGCCGCGCTACATCATCCTGGCGCTGGGGTTATCCCGGCTGGCGTCCCGTATACAACGTCGGGTTCCGCATTATCATCGAAGACTAA